A window from Trinickia violacea encodes these proteins:
- a CDS encoding 2,4'-dihydroxyacetophenone dioxygenase family protein has product MTNTTASKPDELAVPYQLSQPSDMSPDIVHLGVLDKWLEDDNLWVPMSPTVSFKPLLFSASQGYFVNLLRVRQSGVLSRHRHTGPVHAIVLRGRWYYLEHNWVAEQGGYAHEPAGETHTLYVPEDVTEMITWFHVTGGYTYVDPQGNAVGYEDVFTKIEAARKHYEEIGLGADYVKQFIR; this is encoded by the coding sequence ATGACCAACACAACCGCAAGCAAGCCTGATGAGCTTGCTGTCCCCTATCAGCTGTCTCAACCCTCTGACATGTCACCCGACATCGTGCACCTGGGCGTCCTCGACAAGTGGCTGGAGGACGATAACCTTTGGGTGCCGATGTCGCCGACGGTGTCGTTCAAGCCGCTGCTTTTCAGCGCCAGCCAGGGCTATTTCGTCAATCTGCTCAGAGTGCGCCAGTCCGGCGTGCTCTCGCGCCACCGCCATACCGGGCCTGTGCACGCGATTGTTCTGAGAGGCAGATGGTATTACCTCGAGCACAACTGGGTTGCGGAGCAGGGTGGCTACGCGCACGAGCCGGCAGGCGAGACGCACACCTTGTACGTGCCCGAGGACGTAACAGAGATGATCACGTGGTTCCATGTGACCGGCGGCTACACCTACGTCGATCCGCAAGGCAACGCAGTGGGATACGAAGACGTGTTCACGAAAATCGAAGCGGCCCGCAAGCATTACGAAGAGATCGGCCTCGGCGCCGATTACGTCAAGCAGTTCATTCGCTAA
- a CDS encoding enoyl-CoA hydratase/isomerase family protein has translation MQTNPENYFTAYRNLKMTRDEDGVLVVQFHSDGGPLTFTAEAHTDVVDAFYRISQDRANKIVILTGAGGDFMTGVDWASFKDVSDPDIWSQIHDEGVQVLENIANIRVPVIAAIEGRAHIHSEYILLSNVIVAAEGATFHDMGHYAAGVVPGDGIFTTWSYRAGPGRAEAFLFNAQPITAAVAREWGVVAEVVPDGQALDRAQELARQYLKAPEVARRNTRVHFIWPLKQRIVQEVGYGLSLEGASASALVKAMQAKS, from the coding sequence ATGCAAACGAATCCCGAAAACTATTTCACTGCCTACCGCAACCTGAAGATGACACGGGATGAGGACGGCGTGCTGGTCGTGCAATTCCATAGCGATGGCGGCCCGCTCACTTTTACGGCGGAGGCCCACACGGACGTTGTCGATGCCTTCTACCGGATATCGCAGGATCGTGCGAACAAGATCGTTATCCTCACGGGTGCAGGCGGCGATTTCATGACCGGGGTTGACTGGGCGTCTTTCAAGGACGTGTCCGATCCCGACATCTGGAGCCAGATCCACGACGAAGGCGTTCAGGTCCTGGAAAACATCGCCAATATACGCGTGCCGGTCATCGCGGCCATCGAGGGGCGCGCGCATATCCACTCGGAGTACATTCTGTTGTCCAACGTCATCGTGGCGGCAGAAGGCGCAACCTTTCACGACATGGGCCACTATGCGGCGGGTGTCGTGCCTGGCGACGGCATCTTTACCACCTGGAGCTATCGCGCGGGACCGGGGCGGGCGGAAGCTTTCCTGTTCAACGCGCAGCCGATTACCGCGGCAGTCGCACGCGAGTGGGGCGTGGTTGCGGAGGTCGTGCCAGACGGCCAGGCGCTTGACCGGGCACAGGAATTAGCGAGGCAGTATTTGAAAGCGCCTGAGGTGGCACGCCGCAACACGCGCGTACACTTTATTTGGCCCTTGAAGCAACGCATCGTGCAGGAAGTCGGCTATGGGCTCTCGCTCGAAGGCGCCTCCGCATCCGCCCTCGTGAAAGCCATGCAGGCGAAGAGCTGA
- a CDS encoding alpha/beta fold hydrolase, with product MERRTVDVAGVPISYLSAGDPASPVLLLLHGTYWSRVWQPVLDDLAAAGLRPIAVDFPGSGRSGGELTIEDASIPALANWLPRFLDALGIAGPVGVAGHDIGGGIAQQVFVDGKIAVSKLALVNAVMFDSWPVPGVARFRDPAVAAATTTEDILAARRKSVLTALARPTTESEVAEYLEPWTEPRVARSWLALAGAADNRYTMELLPRLRASQTPKLLVWGEDDSFQLVEHAERFAKEIPNTQLVRIPKAGHIPMENDAVAVARALAGFFV from the coding sequence ATGGAACGACGAACTGTTGACGTGGCTGGCGTACCGATCAGCTACCTGAGCGCCGGTGACCCGGCAAGCCCCGTCTTGCTGTTGCTGCATGGTACCTATTGGAGCCGCGTATGGCAGCCGGTGCTCGACGACCTGGCCGCCGCCGGATTACGCCCTATCGCGGTGGATTTCCCCGGCTCCGGTCGCTCAGGCGGCGAGCTGACTATTGAGGATGCGTCGATTCCCGCTCTGGCGAATTGGCTGCCGCGCTTCCTGGATGCGCTCGGTATCGCGGGGCCGGTGGGCGTTGCGGGGCACGACATCGGCGGGGGCATCGCGCAGCAGGTGTTCGTCGATGGAAAGATAGCGGTCAGCAAGCTCGCACTCGTCAACGCAGTGATGTTCGATTCATGGCCGGTGCCAGGCGTTGCCCGGTTCCGCGATCCGGCGGTGGCCGCTGCGACGACGACCGAGGATATCCTTGCCGCCCGTCGCAAGTCGGTCCTCACCGCACTGGCCAGGCCAACCACGGAAAGCGAGGTGGCCGAGTATCTCGAACCGTGGACGGAGCCGCGCGTTGCACGGTCGTGGCTCGCCTTGGCCGGTGCGGCGGACAATCGTTACACGATGGAGCTGTTGCCGCGCCTTCGCGCGTCGCAGACGCCCAAGCTGCTCGTCTGGGGCGAAGACGACAGCTTCCAGCTCGTCGAGCACGCGGAGCGCTTCGCCAAAGAGATCCCGAACACGCAGCTCGTCCGGATTCCCAAGGCGGGCCACATCCCCATGGAAAACGACGCTGTCGCCGTGGCTCGTGCGTTGGCCGGGTTCTTCGTCTGA
- a CDS encoding carboxymuconolactone decarboxylase family protein: MTTINVPKREEVSPSNQAIFDSLQSKLGFVPNLYAALAHSENALANYLAFRNAKSSLSAKEREVVDLVVSQVNSCEYCLAAHTMIAKNLGFSDEQILEIRSGKASFDSKLDVLARLVHNITVNRGHADAPVVEAFFSAGWTKENLVDAIVIIGDRTVTTYLHSTTRVPVDFPAAPTFPA; this comes from the coding sequence ATGACCACGATTAACGTTCCAAAGCGCGAAGAAGTATCCCCGTCCAACCAGGCCATTTTTGACAGCCTTCAAAGCAAGCTCGGCTTCGTGCCGAATCTCTACGCGGCGCTCGCACATTCGGAAAATGCACTTGCCAACTATCTCGCTTTCCGAAACGCGAAAAGCAGCCTCTCAGCAAAAGAACGGGAAGTGGTGGATCTCGTCGTCAGCCAGGTCAACAGTTGCGAATACTGCCTTGCGGCGCACACCATGATCGCCAAGAACTTGGGCTTCTCCGACGAACAGATTCTCGAGATTCGGAGCGGCAAAGCGAGCTTCGACTCGAAGCTCGACGTGCTTGCTCGCCTCGTGCACAACATCACGGTTAATCGAGGCCACGCCGATGCGCCCGTCGTCGAAGCGTTTTTCTCCGCAGGCTGGACGAAGGAAAACCTTGTCGATGCAATCGTCATAATCGGCGACAGGACTGTGACCACGTATTTGCACTCGACAACCCGCGTACCGGTCGACTTTCCTGCCGCGCCGACGTTTCCTGCCTAA